Proteins encoded together in one Ignavibacteriales bacterium window:
- a CDS encoding NFACT RNA binding domain-containing protein, which yields MISNYYTLRYLAADLDASLRGSEVKEIFCQSKNELLISLKTESGERCLTVSCEPSMNYLFLRSQFNRAKKNSVDVFQILSGRLISDVSMQPADRELVLHCSGDLLVSVRMFGSKANVLLLNKERTVVDSFLHAKELRGSVLPKRSEPEQQSELTLEDFQTRLRSIGTILLPAAIKQLLPFFTTPLTREACYRSHISEGKVVAELNDIDLGRLFVSCGAIQKEIQTSPRARIYSQNNLPAVFSIIPLEHLAGVEAEYFDSVHDAIRVFVGKNRKQKSLLQEKESLVHFLLQGIEKAERTLQKMEQETEALQRAMRYEHLGKLLMAQLPLLQKGMKDVEVEDIYSPERPTVVIKLDQKLTPARNAEYYFDKAKKARAGAEEKLEHHDGVRVRWEMLREFHDRVSDLQTYDQFAEFMTNSSKELKQLGYKGLPGAAAEKREEAPFRIFTVTGGFQVWVGKNSENNDLLTLKFARPNDLWFHARGSSGSHVVLRTGTGKGEPGRRALEETASIAAFYSKMKNARNVPVAMTERKYVRKPRGAPAGTVTIEREKLFFVNPKLPSEAEQDSVR from the coding sequence ATGATCAGTAACTACTACACATTGCGATATCTTGCTGCCGATCTCGATGCGTCGCTGCGCGGCAGTGAAGTCAAAGAAATCTTCTGCCAGTCGAAAAACGAACTTCTGATCTCACTGAAGACGGAATCCGGAGAGCGATGCCTCACGGTTTCATGCGAACCATCGATGAACTATCTCTTTCTTCGTAGCCAGTTCAATCGGGCGAAGAAAAATTCGGTTGATGTGTTTCAGATTCTCTCCGGGAGGCTCATCAGCGACGTGAGCATGCAGCCGGCCGACCGCGAACTCGTACTTCACTGCAGCGGCGATCTGTTGGTGTCGGTCCGCATGTTCGGCTCGAAAGCGAATGTCCTGCTCCTCAACAAAGAGCGGACGGTTGTGGATTCCTTTCTCCACGCAAAAGAACTTCGGGGATCAGTCCTCCCGAAACGAAGCGAACCCGAACAGCAATCAGAACTGACCCTGGAAGATTTTCAGACCCGGCTGCGGTCGATCGGTACAATTCTCCTTCCGGCGGCCATCAAACAACTCCTTCCCTTCTTCACCACACCGCTGACGCGCGAAGCCTGCTACCGGTCACACATCAGCGAGGGCAAGGTTGTGGCAGAGCTCAACGACATCGATCTCGGGCGGCTCTTCGTTTCGTGTGGAGCGATCCAGAAAGAAATCCAGACTTCTCCCCGGGCGCGCATTTATAGCCAGAACAATCTCCCCGCGGTATTTTCCATTATTCCACTCGAACATCTAGCCGGTGTAGAAGCGGAATACTTCGATTCCGTTCATGACGCAATCAGGGTGTTCGTGGGGAAGAACAGAAAGCAGAAATCGCTGCTCCAGGAGAAGGAATCATTGGTGCACTTTCTGCTGCAGGGAATCGAAAAAGCGGAACGAACACTTCAGAAAATGGAACAGGAAACCGAGGCGCTGCAGCGCGCAATGCGGTACGAGCACCTCGGGAAACTGCTGATGGCCCAGCTTCCTTTGCTCCAAAAGGGTATGAAGGACGTGGAGGTGGAAGATATCTACAGCCCCGAACGTCCGACGGTCGTCATCAAGCTCGATCAGAAATTGACGCCTGCCCGGAATGCGGAATACTATTTCGACAAGGCAAAAAAAGCGCGGGCAGGTGCGGAAGAAAAGCTTGAGCACCATGACGGGGTGCGTGTGCGATGGGAAATGCTCCGGGAATTCCATGACCGCGTGTCCGACCTGCAGACCTACGATCAATTCGCGGAATTCATGACGAATTCCAGCAAAGAGTTGAAGCAGCTTGGCTACAAGGGACTTCCCGGCGCGGCAGCCGAAAAACGAGAAGAAGCTCCATTCCGAATCTTCACAGTCACCGGAGGATTCCAGGTCTGGGTTGGAAAAAACAGCGAGAACAACGATCTGTTGACGCTTAAGTTCGCGCGCCCCAACGACCTCTGGTTCCATGCGCGTGGATCGAGCGGATCACATGTTGTTCTGCGCACCGGTACCGGGAAGGGTGAGCCAGGCAGACGAGCGTTGGAAGAAACCGCAAGCATCGCTGCCTTCTATAGTAAAATGAAGAACGCGAGAAACGTTCCCGTCGCCATGACAGAGCGGAAATACGTCCGCAAACCGCGCGGTGCGCCAGCAGGTACCGTGACGATCGAACGTGAGAAATTGTTCTTCGTCAATCCGAAATTGCCCAGTGAGGCTGAGCAGGACTCTGTACGGTGA
- a CDS encoding YicC family protein, whose amino-acid sequence MTGFGRAEVARQGITATVEVRAVNSRYLDVTTRLPRLLSQREKDVKEIVRSCVNRGSLVISVSVEQDSGGTAPISVNKVAAKAYIKLLNDLRKAAKIKEKVRLEHLLKFSEVFEAPKDEQTDEQEWKLVEEALRSALDGFNTMRRNEGGELAKDLQRRTHWLSDTVEKVEQLSRLRIPEERKRLHERIAQLVDDKSIVDQNRLELEITLLADKLDVTEECVRFRSHTKFFLDTIANSDSAGRKLNFLVQEINRETNTIGSKTNDSEIAHLVVQMKEELEKIREQLQNIE is encoded by the coding sequence ATGACAGGATTTGGCCGAGCAGAAGTTGCCCGGCAGGGAATTACTGCAACAGTTGAAGTACGCGCTGTCAACAGCCGCTACCTGGACGTGACAACCCGCCTTCCCCGCCTGCTATCTCAACGGGAGAAGGACGTCAAGGAAATCGTCCGCTCATGCGTCAATCGCGGAAGCCTGGTGATTTCCGTTTCGGTTGAGCAGGATTCAGGCGGTACTGCGCCGATCTCCGTAAACAAAGTGGCTGCGAAGGCGTATATCAAGCTTCTTAACGACCTTCGCAAAGCTGCGAAGATCAAGGAAAAAGTCCGGTTGGAGCATTTGTTGAAATTCTCCGAGGTTTTTGAGGCTCCTAAGGATGAGCAAACGGACGAACAGGAATGGAAGCTGGTGGAAGAAGCTCTTCGAAGCGCCCTCGATGGGTTCAACACGATGCGCCGCAACGAAGGGGGCGAGCTGGCCAAGGATCTTCAACGCCGGACTCATTGGTTAAGCGACACAGTCGAAAAAGTCGAGCAGTTGTCACGCCTGAGGATACCGGAAGAGCGCAAGCGCCTCCATGAGCGCATCGCTCAATTGGTCGATGACAAATCCATTGTTGACCAGAATCGCCTCGAACTCGAGATCACCCTCCTGGCAGACAAGCTTGATGTTACAGAAGAATGCGTTCGCTTCCGGAGTCATACGAAATTCTTCCTCGACACGATCGCAAACAGCGACTCCGCCGGTCGAAAGCTGAATTTCCTCGTACAGGAAATCAACCGCGAGACGAACACCATCGGCTCAAAGACAAACGACTCCGAGATCGCGCATCTGGTCGTCCAGATGAAGGAAGAGTTGGAAAAGATCCGTGAGCAGCTGCAGAATATTGAGTGA
- the gmk gene encoding guanylate kinase — protein MSRGKLIVVSAPSGAGKTTIVRALLAKYPSMLFSVSATTRPKREIEVDGRDYFFLPRQDFERRIAAGELVEFEEIYGNLYGTLKAEVDKALTSGRTMLFDIDVKGGLSIKRMYPHDAVIIFIRPPSIEVLRDRLLNRKTEDEATFKRRMDRVAMELGMASQFDFQVVNDNLERAIADVDSLVVEHTTEAQRV, from the coding sequence ATGTCCAGAGGTAAACTTATCGTTGTCTCTGCTCCAAGCGGCGCAGGGAAAACGACCATCGTAAGAGCCCTTCTGGCGAAGTATCCTTCGATGTTGTTCTCCGTTTCCGCCACCACGCGGCCAAAGCGGGAGATCGAAGTCGACGGACGGGATTATTTTTTCTTGCCGCGCCAGGATTTTGAGCGACGCATCGCGGCGGGCGAGCTTGTGGAGTTCGAAGAAATCTACGGAAACTTGTACGGAACGCTGAAGGCCGAGGTCGATAAGGCTCTGACCAGCGGCAGGACGATGCTGTTCGACATCGATGTAAAAGGCGGGTTGTCGATCAAGCGGATGTACCCTCACGATGCGGTCATTATTTTCATTCGCCCCCCCAGCATTGAGGTACTGCGGGACCGCTTGCTTAACCGAAAGACCGAAGACGAGGCGACATTCAAACGGCGTATGGACCGGGTCGCCATGGAACTCGGTATGGCTTCACAATTTGATTTTCAGGTTGTGAACGATAACCTGGAGCGAGCCATCGCCGACGTCGATTCGCTCGTCGTCGAACATACCACGGAAGCGCAACGAGTATAA
- a CDS encoding DNA-directed RNA polymerase subunit omega → MPVKPVEIEDFSLAATDVYEAIVIASKRARQIHQDIKIELNQRIETLNQLTNTPETEEETDITANPDQLRISLEFEKRAKPTDTATQEVIARKVKYRYKVTEVPEVKPEEPEPEA, encoded by the coding sequence GTGCCTGTTAAACCAGTAGAGATAGAAGATTTTTCCCTGGCTGCAACGGACGTGTACGAAGCGATTGTCATCGCATCGAAGCGTGCGCGCCAGATTCACCAGGACATCAAGATCGAGCTCAATCAGCGGATTGAAACCCTGAATCAGCTCACGAATACACCTGAGACTGAGGAAGAGACCGATATTACGGCGAATCCGGATCAGTTGAGGATCAGCCTGGAGTTTGAAAAACGCGCGAAGCCAACCGACACGGCAACGCAGGAAGTCATCGCCAGGAAGGTCAAGTATCGTTACAAGGTAACGGAAGTACCCGAAGTGAAACCGGAAGAACCAGAACCTGAGGCCTGA
- the coaBC gene encoding bifunctional phosphopantothenoylcysteine decarboxylase/phosphopantothenate--cysteine ligase CoaBC, translating to MLRGKHILVGVTGGIAAYKICYLVRDLRKAGADVQVVMTEAAAKFVTPLTFSALSGHDVVSDLWTHHQSTGSDIGTQHIALANWADAFVIAPASANTIAKLTYGLSDNLLTIVALASRCPIVLAPTMDADMYLNPVTQQNVSKLQERGYIVVPPDEGELASGLKGPGRLPEIQIIIETIERMVGSSTQDLKGKNILVTAGPTYEAIDPVRFIGNRSSGKMGFALANAAAMRGAHVTLVSGPVKLETPRNVTRVDVESAAQMHEAVTTHAQDVDAVIMAAAVADFTPQAASKNKIKKGAAKKEFSMDLTGTPDILLSLGQKKKKGTLLVGFALETQDELRNAQEKLRRKNLDFIVLNSLKDKGAGFSGDTNVVTIVDRKGRVEKLPLMSKFDVANQILNRVRTLL from the coding sequence GTGCTTCGCGGTAAACACATATTGGTCGGCGTCACGGGAGGTATTGCGGCATACAAGATCTGCTACCTCGTGCGCGATCTCCGCAAGGCCGGGGCCGATGTGCAGGTGGTCATGACCGAGGCCGCGGCCAAATTCGTGACCCCCCTGACCTTTTCTGCCCTGTCTGGGCACGATGTCGTCAGTGATCTCTGGACTCATCACCAGTCGACGGGTTCGGACATCGGAACACAGCATATCGCCCTTGCCAACTGGGCGGACGCGTTTGTGATTGCCCCCGCGTCGGCAAACACCATTGCCAAGCTAACCTACGGTCTTTCGGACAATCTCCTGACAATTGTTGCACTCGCCAGCCGCTGCCCTATTGTTCTTGCACCGACGATGGATGCCGACATGTACCTCAACCCCGTAACTCAGCAGAATGTCTCCAAGCTGCAGGAGAGAGGGTACATTGTTGTACCACCCGATGAAGGAGAGCTTGCCAGCGGACTGAAAGGCCCCGGCCGGCTCCCCGAAATCCAGATCATCATTGAAACGATCGAGCGTATGGTGGGCTCGTCGACCCAGGATCTCAAAGGAAAGAACATCCTCGTTACTGCCGGCCCCACGTATGAAGCCATTGACCCGGTTCGTTTCATCGGCAACCGGTCGTCCGGCAAGATGGGATTCGCCCTTGCGAACGCTGCCGCGATGCGCGGAGCACATGTCACACTTGTCTCGGGACCCGTAAAGCTCGAGACGCCCCGCAACGTGACACGCGTCGATGTCGAATCCGCCGCGCAGATGCACGAAGCCGTCACCACGCACGCCCAGGACGTTGACGCGGTGATCATGGCCGCGGCAGTTGCGGACTTCACACCCCAGGCGGCCTCCAAGAACAAGATCAAGAAGGGCGCGGCGAAGAAAGAATTTTCCATGGATCTCACCGGCACTCCCGACATTCTCCTCTCCCTCGGTCAGAAAAAGAAGAAGGGGACTCTCCTCGTAGGGTTTGCGCTTGAAACGCAGGACGAACTCCGCAACGCACAGGAGAAACTACGAAGGAAGAATCTCGACTTCATCGTCCTGAATTCCTTGAAGGACAAAGGAGCGGGGTTTTCGGGCGACACCAACGTTGTGACGATTGTGGATAGGAAGGGTAGGGTAGAGAAGCTGCCGCTGATGTCGAAGTTCGATGTCGCAAACCAGATTTTGAACCGCGTACGAACATTACTGTAG
- a CDS encoding uracil-DNA glycosylase has protein sequence MSHANTELTKLLSDIQKALVQEQELFGNTLYTNPEPPPLTQAGDGMPSRKKVVHVANGFDLFGGAPAPQAMEEKLPDFPAEPWIAAQDVSSLNAQICTCMKCALGSTRIKFVFGVGNPNADIVFVGEAPGADEDAQGEPFVGRAGQLLNKILEAIHFKREDVYICNILKCRPPNNRDPLPEEVDSCEPYLWKQLELLKPKIIVCLGRIAGQTLLRTNETLGNLRGKVHNYRGIKLVVTYHPAALLRNPNWKKPTWEDIQWIKKMHDEMKAEQP, from the coding sequence ATGTCACACGCCAACACCGAACTGACCAAACTGTTGAGCGATATTCAGAAAGCGCTTGTCCAGGAACAGGAATTGTTCGGCAACACCCTGTACACGAATCCGGAACCCCCACCCCTAACACAGGCAGGAGATGGTATGCCATCACGCAAGAAGGTTGTCCACGTCGCAAATGGTTTCGACCTGTTTGGCGGTGCACCTGCTCCGCAAGCCATGGAGGAGAAGCTCCCGGATTTTCCGGCTGAACCGTGGATCGCCGCGCAAGACGTGAGCAGCCTCAACGCCCAGATATGCACGTGCATGAAATGCGCCTTGGGGAGCACACGGATCAAGTTCGTGTTCGGCGTGGGAAATCCAAATGCAGATATCGTGTTCGTTGGCGAGGCGCCAGGTGCTGATGAAGACGCGCAGGGAGAGCCGTTCGTCGGCCGTGCGGGACAACTTCTTAACAAGATTCTGGAGGCTATCCATTTCAAACGGGAAGACGTGTACATCTGCAACATTTTGAAGTGCCGGCCTCCCAACAACCGCGACCCGTTGCCTGAGGAAGTCGATTCCTGTGAACCATATCTTTGGAAGCAGCTTGAGCTCCTCAAACCGAAAATTATTGTCTGCTTGGGCCGGATTGCAGGGCAAACGCTCCTCCGCACAAACGAAACCCTCGGTAATCTCCGCGGGAAGGTCCACAACTACCGCGGTATCAAGCTGGTTGTGACGTATCACCCTGCGGCTCTTCTTCGCAATCCTAACTGGAAGAAACCGACGTGGGAGGATATCCAGTGGATTAAGAAAATGCATGACGAAATGAAGGCGGAACAACCTTAG
- a CDS encoding VIT1/CCC1 transporter family protein — translation MDKDKQFIIGLTQAWRDEMRAAKNYHELAKIETNPDKRGILVRMAEAEERHAERWRARLRELGADPGKYKESLVDRLRRWTLLKSDSTVAAKMLEAGEGEADKLYDVLMTSATSQNDRNALLEAQREERSHTRMLEEFEGSPAQPQGRLDTMLRRETWHVRAGGWIGQAIYGVNDGLGAAFGVVSGVSGATQANGEFVLLSGFATMIASALSMGSGAYLAMKSEREVYEAEVEREKLEIENNPQEELEELELFYQLKGFTEAEAKTMALRLSEKPDQFLKTLVHEELGLSEESFPNEWRASISATVSTAIGASIPVLPFLFTSGTTALIISLIVSTLAHFLVGASKVLVTGRSWVKSGLEMTLVGLGEAAITYAIGLLVAPALR, via the coding sequence ATGGACAAAGACAAACAGTTTATCATAGGCCTTACACAGGCATGGCGCGATGAAATGCGCGCAGCCAAAAACTACCACGAGCTCGCGAAGATCGAAACCAACCCCGACAAACGGGGAATCCTCGTGCGGATGGCCGAAGCGGAAGAACGGCATGCGGAACGCTGGCGGGCGCGCCTCCGCGAACTCGGTGCCGACCCGGGAAAGTACAAGGAGTCTCTTGTCGACCGGCTCCGCCGCTGGACATTGCTGAAAAGCGACTCAACCGTCGCAGCCAAAATGCTCGAAGCGGGAGAAGGCGAAGCGGACAAGCTGTACGACGTCCTGATGACATCCGCAACGTCGCAAAACGACCGCAATGCTCTTCTCGAGGCACAACGCGAAGAACGTTCGCACACCCGCATGCTCGAAGAATTTGAAGGATCTCCTGCCCAACCGCAGGGTCGTCTTGACACTATGTTGAGGCGCGAAACGTGGCACGTCCGTGCGGGAGGATGGATCGGTCAGGCGATCTATGGCGTCAACGACGGCCTCGGAGCTGCATTCGGCGTGGTGAGCGGCGTTTCCGGCGCAACCCAGGCGAACGGTGAGTTCGTTCTCCTCAGCGGATTCGCAACCATGATAGCGTCGGCGCTTTCGATGGGCAGCGGCGCGTACCTCGCTATGAAGTCTGAGCGGGAAGTATATGAAGCGGAGGTAGAGCGCGAAAAACTCGAGATCGAGAACAACCCTCAGGAGGAACTCGAGGAACTTGAACTTTTCTATCAGTTGAAGGGTTTTACCGAAGCCGAAGCGAAGACCATGGCGCTACGGCTGTCTGAAAAGCCGGATCAATTCCTCAAGACCCTTGTACACGAAGAACTGGGTCTCTCAGAAGAATCGTTCCCGAACGAATGGCGCGCATCAATCAGCGCGACCGTAAGCACGGCAATCGGAGCTTCCATTCCCGTACTTCCGTTCCTCTTCACTTCGGGAACGACAGCCTTGATCATTTCGCTCATCGTGAGCACCCTTGCCCATTTTCTCGTCGGCGCGTCGAAGGTCCTTGTCACCGGCCGGTCATGGGTGAAGAGCGGCCTCGAAATGACTCTGGTCGGTCTTGGTGAAGCGGCAATTACCTACGCAATCGGATTGCTTGTCGCCCCGGCGCTTCGATAG
- a CDS encoding YdeI/OmpD-associated family protein — MTQSKPLRFIATLEKSTNKLWGSHLCVPQSVAKKLVREGSRRVLRTLNGSESHQCALLPYGDGAFVLSVNNKWCKTLNLEIGSDVRVGLQRDESAYGLPVPAELKELFRQDAEGNRLFHALTPGRQRTLLYIVGSARHSEERARTASIIVRHLQDNNGKVNRKQLNQSLKRR; from the coding sequence ATGACACAATCAAAACCTCTGCGATTCATCGCGACTCTGGAAAAGTCCACCAACAAGCTTTGGGGTTCTCATCTGTGCGTACCGCAATCGGTCGCGAAAAAGTTGGTGCGCGAGGGCTCGCGCCGGGTCCTTCGCACGCTGAACGGCTCCGAATCACATCAGTGCGCCTTGCTGCCGTACGGTGATGGCGCCTTTGTGCTTTCCGTGAACAATAAATGGTGCAAGACTCTGAACCTGGAAATCGGTTCCGACGTGAGAGTCGGGTTGCAGCGGGACGAAAGCGCATACGGCCTCCCCGTCCCGGCGGAATTGAAGGAGTTGTTTCGGCAGGACGCAGAAGGCAACCGGTTGTTTCACGCATTGACACCCGGACGCCAGCGCACTTTGTTGTATATCGTTGGATCGGCTCGCCATTCTGAAGAACGAGCACGCACAGCCAGCATCATCGTGCGGCACCTTCAGGACAACAACGGAAAGGTGAACCGCAAACAGTTGAACCAATCGTTGAAACGCCGATAA